A stretch of the Glycine soja cultivar W05 chromosome 13, ASM419377v2, whole genome shotgun sequence genome encodes the following:
- the LOC114381821 gene encoding uncharacterized protein LOC114381821 encodes MAISGSETQSPSVKSVSQVEVECVKCDSCGFTEECTPAYITRVRQRYQGHWLCGLCVEAVKHEVVRSDSLITTEEALDRHISFCREFRSSTVTNNKTEHPIFAMGRVLRRSLDSPRPLRSNSSGALPSVDGVRASHFLRSESCFSSISG; translated from the coding sequence ATGGCAATTTCAGGTTCAGAGACTCAGAGTCCTTCAGTGAAAAGCGTTTCTCAGGTGGAAGTTGAGTGTGTGAAATGCGACTCGTGCGGGTTCACAGAGGAATGCACCCCTGCGTACATCACGAGGGTGCGTCAGAGGTACCAGGGTCACTGGCTGTGTGGGCTGTGCGTGGAGGCTGTGAAGCACGAGGTGGTGAGATCAGATAGTCTCATCACCACGGAAGAAGCGCTGGACCGCCACATCAGCTTCTGCAGAGAGTTCAGATCATCTACGGTTACCAATAATAAAACAGAGCACCCTATCTTCGCCATGGGACGCGTTCTCCGGAGGAGCCTCGACTCTCCCAGGCCTCTCCGATCGAACTCGAGTGGGGCTCTTCCGTCCGTGGACGGAGTTCGTGCCTCACACTTCCTTCGATCGGAGAGTTGTTTCTCTTCTATCTCGGGTTAA
- the LOC114380876 gene encoding 8-amino-7-oxononanoate synthase-like: MQTPIACWDNWVGEALETLYSLRPICLRNSQPREFGADDGAFQVFDEMQQRDRSSVEVEIAETTFSRWMHDTPVLEIGILDSLRS; encoded by the exons ATGCAGACGCCAATTGCATGCTGGGACAACTGGGTCGGAGAGGCGCTCGAGACCCTTTACTCTCTCAGACCCATTTGCCTCCGCAATAGCCAGCCTCGAGAATTCGGGGCGGACGATGGTGCGTTCCAAGTGTTCGACGAAATGCAGCAGCGGGACCGATCTTCTGTCGAAGTGGAAATTGCTGAAACCACGTTTAGTAGATGGATGCATGACACCCCAGTTCTG GAGATTGGCATCCTCGATAGTCTCCGAAGTTGA
- the LOC114382564 gene encoding protein trichome birefringence-like 14 yields the protein MFTRNRMKVGFNGLRGKEISLISIVLMSVTIILWSWEKMPGLSAFLPPQTPPLQLPSDHLASRRSDQVLEPDPHLGEDGSPLAKAKTANEAEELRLKGASWTVPAQSSSGKNMDEEGSSLATEKIFNETEELNLEGASRTVPAQSSFGKNMSESNTKTTSYTEQILSSVPDDEAKHKRILEGEKNHDVQTFSSPTSSGAKRNEAEGEKSLRQEENKHRNDFVTKSPQIISLTGGKDNNWNNATENKVCNYAKGKWVPDNNRPLYSGFGCKQWLSGMWACRLMQRTDFEYEKLRWQPKDCQMEEFEGSKFLRRMQNKTLAFVGDSLGRQQFQSLMCMITGGKDKLEVEDVGREYGLVIAEGSARPSGWAFRFSSTNTTILYYWSASLCDVEPIDVNNPNTDYAMHLDRPPAFLRQYIHKFNVLVLNTGHHWNRGKLTANRWVMHVGGVPNTDKKIAVIWGAKNLTIHSVVSWANSQLPKYPGLKVFYRSISPRHFVGGDWNTGGSCDNTKPMSVGKEILGEESIDEGAASAVKGTGVKLLDITALSQLRDEGHISRFSLTAKPGVQDCLHWCLPGVPDTWNEILFAQI from the exons ATGTTCACCCGAAACAG GATGAAGGTAGGCTTTAATGGATTAAGGGGTAAAGAAATTTCGCTTATTTCCATTGTTCTCATGTCTGTAACTATCATTTTATGGTCATGGGAGAAAATGCCTGGTCTTAGTGCCTTTCTTCCTCCTCAAACACCACCACTGCAACTGCCTTCAG ATCATTTAGCTAGTCGTCGTTCAGACCAGGTGCTAGAACCAGATCCACATTTGGGTGAAGATGGCTCGCCGTTGGCAAAGGCAAAGACTGCCAATGAAGCAGAAGAACTACGTCTCAAGGGAGCATCATGGACGGTCCCTGCACAAAGCTCTTCTGGAAAGAACATGGATGAAGAGGGCTCATCATTAGCAACGGAGAAGATCTTCAATGAAACAGAAGAACTAAATCTCGAGGGAGCATCGCGAACAGTTCCTGCACAAAGCTCTTTTGGAAAGAACATGAGTGAAAGTAATACCAAAACAACTTCATATACCGAAC AAATTCTTTCAAGTGTGCCAGATGATGAAGCAAAACACAAGAGAATCTTGGAAGGTGAGAAAAATCATGACGTACAGACTTTTTCCAGCCCAACATCATCTGGGGCTAAAAGAAATGAAGCTGAGGGGGAAAAAAGTTTGagacaagaagaaaataagcaTAGAAATGATTTTGTGACTAAATCTCCTCAAATAATCTCTTTAACTGGTGGAAAAGACAACAATTGGAATAATGCTACAGAAAATAAAG TCTGTAACTACGCAAAAGGAAAATGGGTCCCAGACAACAACCGGCCTTTGTATTCAGGTTTTGGTTGCAAACAGTGGCTATCAGGGATGTGGGCTTGCCGCTTGATGCAACGTACTGATTTTGAATATGAGAAGCTTCGGTGGCAACCCAAGGATTGTCaaatggaagaatttgaaggtTCTAAATTCTTGAGAAG GATGCAAAACAAAACTCTGGCTTTTGTTGGAGACTCGTTGGGCCGGCAGCAGTTCCAGTCTTTAATGTGCATGATCACTGGTGGTAAGGATAAGCTTGAGGTTGAAGATGTGGGGAGGGAGTATGGATTGGTTATAGCTGAGGGCTCTGCCCGCCCTAGTGGGTGGGCATTCCGCTTCTCAAGCACTAATACTACCATCCTGTACTACTGGTCGGCAAGCCTCTGTGATGTTGAACCTATTGATGTAAACAACCCAAACACGGATTATGCAATGCATCTTGATCGGCCACCAGCATTCTTGCGCCAATATATCCACAAGTTCAATGTCCTGGTTCTCAACACAGGTCACCACTGGAATCGGGGAAAGCTCACAGCTAATAGATGGGTAATGCATGTTGGTGGTGTGCCAAATACTGATAAGAAGATAGCAGTGATTTGGGGTGCCAAGAATCTTACAATTCACAGCGTTGTAAGTTGGGCGAATTCACAGCTTCCAAAATATCCAGGTTTGAAGGTATTCTATCGTTCCATCTCTCCTAGGCATTTTGTTGGTGGGGACTGGAACACAGGAGGCAGTTGTGACAATACCAAACCCATGTCCGTTGGAAAGGAAATATTGGGAGAGGAGTCTATTGATGAAGGTGCTGCAAGTGCGGTAAAGGGAACAGGGGTTAAGCTCTTAGACATAACAGCTCTTTCTCAGCTTAGGGATGAGGGTCATATATCACGGTTCAGTCTTACAGCGAAGCCTGGGGTGCAGGATTGCTTACACTGGTGTTTGCCTGGTGTTCCTGATACATGGAATGAAATACTATTTGCTCAAATATAG